In Deinococcus carri, one DNA window encodes the following:
- a CDS encoding tetratricopeptide repeat protein — MAELALGVACEEDNPSSSAQAHHLIGRIQVRRGEGEQAVSSLEAALGLLVALGTLATEGQVRRDLGAALLDQGRFLEAESHLKQALEQTRGEVRGDTLNSLAGLYHATGRYEDSLNSLQAARIVFQQIGDVVGEVKVLGNLGTLLISLGRYPEALEHLTAAYNLSIGPARSLLAEHRSQGSILLSLGNLHFDMRDPREAQRYFQDALDFAQRVGDQVIAANAVLNLAEVQQQLGEQQVARASYEQALALAQEGQYRQVEASALVGLGRLMLAGEQWAEAEGTFRRAGEMAQETGDLEGQLYALLYLGEVQEQLQALPDALATLEQALTLAQQVGRPKAACDVHRTLYPMYARSGDHAQALAHLEQLYQQEREILNAEVEQRVQELTGHFELERAQHQAELTRLRLVAAEEAREVAEAEVRERTRSLEQAQLEIVTRLAVAAEYRDDTTGEHTWRVGQMAAAIAAQLGLPAETVELLRIAARLHDVGKIGIPDRILLKAGKLTEEEFRQMQQHTVIGSRILSGGQSQLLQVAEEIACAHHERWAGGGYPANLKGEAIPLTARIVAVADVFDALTHERPYKPAWPVPAALDELRRLSGSSFDPAIVEAALQILPLPEILRAAAEKPEATR; from the coding sequence ATGGCTGAACTGGCTCTGGGAGTTGCTTGCGAGGAAGATAATCCGTCTAGTTCCGCACAGGCCCATCATCTGATTGGACGCATCCAGGTCCGGCGGGGAGAGGGAGAACAGGCAGTGTCTTCTCTAGAAGCTGCCCTCGGCTTGTTGGTAGCTCTGGGAACCCTAGCGACTGAGGGACAGGTACGCCGTGATCTCGGAGCTGCCCTCCTTGATCAGGGCCGCTTCCTGGAAGCTGAGTCTCACCTGAAGCAGGCCCTTGAGCAGACCCGGGGGGAGGTAAGGGGAGATACCCTGAACAGTCTGGCTGGGCTTTACCACGCAACTGGACGTTATGAGGACAGCCTGAATAGCCTTCAGGCCGCCCGGATTGTCTTCCAGCAGATTGGCGACGTGGTCGGTGAGGTCAAGGTTCTAGGGAACCTGGGAACTCTACTCATTAGTCTGGGTCGATACCCTGAGGCCCTGGAACATCTGACGGCGGCCTACAACCTGAGCATTGGCCCGGCCCGATCCCTCCTGGCTGAGCATCGCAGCCAGGGCTCTATCCTTCTAAGCCTCGGTAACCTCCATTTCGACATGCGTGACCCACGGGAGGCGCAGAGGTACTTTCAGGATGCGCTGGACTTTGCCCAGCGTGTGGGTGATCAGGTCATCGCCGCCAATGCCGTCCTGAATCTCGCCGAGGTGCAGCAGCAACTGGGAGAACAGCAGGTGGCGCGGGCTTCCTATGAACAGGCGCTGGCTCTGGCCCAGGAGGGGCAGTACCGGCAGGTGGAAGCGTCGGCGCTGGTGGGTCTGGGGCGGCTGATGCTGGCCGGGGAGCAGTGGGCCGAGGCCGAGGGCACCTTTCGCCGTGCCGGGGAGATGGCCCAGGAAACTGGGGACCTGGAAGGACAACTGTATGCGCTGTTGTATTTGGGCGAGGTGCAGGAGCAGCTTCAGGCCCTGCCAGACGCTCTCGCCACCCTGGAACAGGCCCTGACCCTGGCACAGCAGGTGGGCCGCCCCAAGGCTGCCTGTGACGTTCACCGCACCCTCTACCCGATGTATGCGCGGAGCGGCGATCACGCCCAGGCCCTGGCGCACCTGGAGCAGCTCTACCAGCAGGAGCGGGAAATCCTGAACGCCGAGGTCGAGCAGCGGGTGCAGGAGCTGACGGGCCATTTCGAGCTGGAGCGCGCGCAGCACCAGGCCGAGCTGACCCGCCTCCGACTGGTGGCGGCGGAGGAGGCCCGCGAGGTGGCCGAGGCCGAGGTGCGGGAGCGCACGCGCAGCCTGGAACAGGCCCAACTGGAAATCGTCACCCGGCTCGCTGTGGCCGCCGAGTACCGCGACGATACGACCGGCGAACATACCTGGCGGGTGGGGCAGATGGCCGCCGCTATTGCCGCGCAGCTCGGGCTGCCCGCCGAGACGGTCGAACTGCTGCGTATCGCGGCCCGCCTGCATGATGTCGGCAAGATCGGGATTCCCGACCGCATTCTTCTGAAGGCCGGAAAGCTCACCGAGGAGGAGTTCCGGCAGATGCAACAGCACACCGTGATCGGGAGCCGCATCCTGTCGGGCGGTCAGTCGCAGCTGCTCCAGGTGGCTGAGGAGATCGCCTGCGCCCACCATGAACGCTGGGCGGGGGGCGGCTACCCCGCCAACCTGAAGGGCGAGGCCATTCCGCTGACGGCGCGCATCGTAGCCGTCGCGGACGTCTTTGATGCCCTCACCCATGAGCGGCCCTACAAGCCAGCCTGGCCCGTCCCCGCAGCCCTGGATGAACTCCGGCGGCTCTCGGGCAGCTCTTTTGACCCGGCGATCGTGGAAGCCGCCCTACAGATCCTGCCCCTGCCCGAGATTCTCCGTGCCGCTGCGGAAAAGCCGGAGGCCACGCGTTAG
- a CDS encoding glycosyltransferase family A protein translates to MTTPSQPLPPHQTPQPRVSVLMPTFRQAHFLPRAIDSLQAQSLTDWELIVVDDGSPDDTAEALQPFLSDPRIRPIRLDRNVGLGAALNHALALAQAPLVAYLPSDDVYYRDHLQSLVDLLSAHPEAALAFSGVRHHYNRTAQEMAPGEAPQLVQVMHRRTGDRWLERGELTTDDLDRMYWHHLKRRGPAVGTGQVTCEWVDHPDQRHKIVREPVGGINTYRDYYGVQEPLRFHTTVGHFIDEPDRYRKYRERPPTPPAPDGLKILLVGELAYNPERVLALSEQGHRLYGLWMDQPYWYNWVGPLPFGHVQDIPRANWQAAVREIQPDIIYGLLNWQAVPFAHEVLTENPGVPFVWHFKEGPFICLEKGTWRELLELYTRADGRIYSSREMQDWFETLSPELVDGRPTLVLDGDLPKREGVQGERSPRLSDTDGEIHTVVPGRPIGLHPETVAELAAQGIHLHFYGEFTHGQWKAWIERTKGLAGRFLHLHPNVNQEDWVAEFSRYDAGWLHFFRSENGGELRRANWDDLNIPARMATLAAAGLPMLQSDNTGHIVATQTLARELDLGLFFRDMGDLGAQLQDRERLNQLRERVWAVRDQFTFDHHVGRLIAFFREVIGERQAETAAETVVSTGHAERK, encoded by the coding sequence ATGACCACGCCCTCTCAACCCCTGCCCCCTCACCAGACGCCCCAGCCGCGCGTGTCGGTGCTGATGCCGACCTTCCGGCAGGCGCATTTTCTGCCGCGCGCCATCGACAGCCTTCAGGCGCAGTCGCTCACCGACTGGGAACTCATCGTGGTAGACGACGGCTCGCCGGATGACACCGCCGAGGCCCTTCAGCCCTTCCTCTCCGACCCCCGCATCCGCCCCATCCGCTTGGACCGCAACGTCGGCCTCGGGGCCGCCCTCAACCACGCGCTGGCGCTGGCGCAGGCCCCGCTGGTCGCCTACCTGCCATCGGACGACGTGTATTACCGCGACCACCTGCAAAGCCTGGTGGACCTGCTGAGCGCGCATCCCGAGGCCGCGCTGGCCTTTTCCGGGGTGCGCCACCACTACAACCGCACGGCCCAGGAAATGGCCCCCGGCGAGGCCCCGCAACTCGTACAGGTGATGCACCGCCGCACGGGGGACCGCTGGCTGGAACGGGGCGAACTGACGACGGACGACCTCGACCGGATGTACTGGCACCACCTGAAACGGCGCGGCCCGGCGGTCGGCACCGGGCAGGTGACATGCGAGTGGGTGGACCACCCGGACCAGAGGCACAAGATCGTGCGTGAGCCGGTGGGAGGCATCAACACCTACCGCGACTACTACGGCGTGCAGGAACCCTTGCGCTTCCACACGACGGTGGGCCATTTCATCGACGAGCCAGACCGCTACCGCAAGTACCGCGAGCGCCCGCCCACACCCCCCGCGCCGGACGGCTTAAAAATCCTGCTGGTGGGCGAACTCGCCTACAACCCAGAGCGGGTGCTGGCGCTGTCGGAGCAGGGGCACCGGCTGTATGGCCTGTGGATGGACCAGCCGTACTGGTACAACTGGGTGGGACCCCTCCCCTTCGGGCACGTGCAGGACATCCCGCGCGCGAACTGGCAGGCGGCGGTCAGGGAAATCCAGCCGGACATCATCTACGGGCTGCTGAACTGGCAGGCGGTGCCCTTCGCGCACGAGGTGCTGACGGAAAATCCGGGCGTGCCCTTCGTGTGGCACTTCAAGGAAGGCCCCTTCATCTGCCTGGAAAAGGGCACCTGGCGCGAGTTGCTGGAGCTGTACACGCGCGCCGACGGGCGCATCTATTCCAGCCGGGAGATGCAGGACTGGTTCGAGACGCTCTCGCCCGAACTCGTGGACGGCCGCCCTACGCTGGTCCTTGACGGCGACCTGCCCAAACGCGAGGGCGTGCAGGGCGAGCGTTCGCCGCGGCTGTCGGACACGGACGGCGAGATTCACACGGTCGTGCCGGGCCGCCCCATCGGTCTGCACCCGGAAACGGTCGCGGAACTCGCCGCGCAGGGCATTCACCTGCACTTCTACGGCGAGTTCACGCACGGCCAGTGGAAGGCGTGGATCGAGCGGACGAAGGGGCTGGCGGGCCGTTTCCTGCACCTGCACCCCAACGTGAACCAGGAGGACTGGGTGGCCGAGTTCTCGCGCTACGACGCGGGCTGGCTGCACTTCTTCCGCAGCGAGAACGGCGGCGAGCTGCGCCGTGCCAACTGGGACGACCTGAACATCCCCGCCCGGATGGCGACACTGGCGGCGGCGGGCCTCCCCATGCTGCAAAGCGACAACACCGGCCACATCGTCGCCACGCAGACCCTGGCGCGGGAACTCGACCTGGGCCTCTTCTTCCGCGATATGGGCGACCTCGGCGCGCAGCTTCAGGACCGCGAGCGCCTGAACCAGTTGCGCGAGCGGGTGTGGGCCGTGCGCGACCAGTTCACCTTCGACCACCACGTAGGCCGCCTGATCGCCTTCTTCCGGGAAGTCATCGGGGAGCGGCAGGCAGAGACAGCAGCAGAGACCGTGGTTTCCACAGGCCACGCGGAAAGGAAGTGA
- a CDS encoding beta-phosphoglucomutase family hydrolase, which translates to MERGFIFDLDGVLTDTVELHYHSWQRLAGEENVPFSREANAALLGRTREDALDLWLGGRSCSPEKRAELLRRKNAYFLEALEGLGAGDLLPGVADLLHAARAQGIRLGLASSSRNARQVCDRLGVTDLFDAFADGSSVVNPKPAPDIFLWVAGRLGLHPAHCVVFEDSEAGVRAARAGSFAVVGLGDPARVGGASLIRPDLRGAAPGEFTRLLASPAAAS; encoded by the coding sequence ATGGAGCGCGGCTTCATCTTCGACCTGGACGGCGTGCTGACCGACACGGTCGAGCTGCACTACCACTCCTGGCAGCGGCTGGCCGGGGAGGAGAACGTGCCCTTCTCGCGCGAGGCGAACGCGGCGCTGCTGGGCCGCACCCGCGAGGACGCCCTCGACCTGTGGCTGGGGGGCCGCTCCTGCTCACCGGAGAAACGGGCGGAGCTGCTGCGGCGGAAGAACGCCTACTTTCTGGAGGCGCTGGAGGGGCTGGGCGCGGGCGACCTGCTCCCCGGCGTGGCCGACCTGCTGCACGCAGCGCGGGCACAGGGCATCCGCCTGGGCCTGGCCTCGTCGAGCCGCAACGCGCGGCAGGTCTGCGACCGGCTGGGCGTGACGGACCTGTTCGACGCCTTTGCCGACGGCTCCAGCGTGGTGAACCCCAAGCCCGCGCCCGACATTTTCCTGTGGGTGGCCGGGCGGCTGGGCCTGCACCCCGCCCACTGCGTCGTGTTCGAGGACTCGGAGGCGGGCGTGCGGGCGGCGCGGGCCGGCAGCTTCGCGGTGGTGGGGCTGGGGGACCCGGCGCGGGTGGGCGGGGCCAGCCTCATCCGGCCCGACCTGCGCGGTGCGGCCCCCGGCGAGTTCACGCGGCTTCTGGCCTCCCCTGCCGCAGCCTCCTGA
- a CDS encoding S8 family serine peptidase codes for MSADNLEAAYGGQVLSEARGEGYALMGFSASEVRGGLNAQGTRVVHVERNRDRFQGGGLTATMSATRSVWINGEFDTWANATRSVWINGSFNLVPQNTVTFQQIGLEAAQAKASNLGAGVKVAVVDTGVDIDHPAFAGSLAPQNEWRDFRDNDTNPDEEGVLGTGGYGHGTGVAGIVLQVAPKAIILPLRVLGPDGSGDVLHVAQAIDWAVKCNAQIINLSLGTDTRSNVVQDAINRATAKGVMVISAAGNDNRSSLNYPANDAMAGAAGDYSLSVGSVDAGDLKSSFSNYGKALEIVAPGEDVYTPGPDNLLVAWSGTSMAAPVVTGSLALALGQKWNISARDMIKGLTDNAADIYRNGMNSAYKDKLGKGRLDLTVFSKVQ; via the coding sequence ATGAGTGCAGACAACCTGGAAGCTGCCTACGGTGGTCAGGTGCTCAGCGAGGCGCGGGGCGAGGGATACGCGCTGATGGGCTTTTCTGCCTCCGAGGTCAGGGGTGGCCTCAACGCTCAGGGAACCAGGGTCGTGCATGTCGAGCGCAACCGCGACCGGTTCCAGGGTGGCGGCCTGACCGCGACCATGAGCGCGACCCGTTCGGTGTGGATCAACGGCGAGTTTGATACCTGGGCAAATGCGACCCGTTCGGTGTGGATCAATGGGTCCTTTAACCTCGTTCCCCAGAATACAGTCACCTTCCAGCAGATCGGGCTGGAGGCGGCCCAGGCCAAGGCCAGCAATCTTGGCGCAGGCGTGAAGGTAGCGGTGGTCGATACCGGCGTCGATATCGACCACCCAGCCTTCGCTGGCTCGCTCGCCCCCCAGAACGAGTGGCGGGATTTCCGCGACAACGACACCAACCCGGATGAGGAAGGCGTGCTGGGAACGGGAGGGTACGGACACGGCACGGGGGTAGCCGGGATCGTGTTGCAGGTCGCGCCCAAGGCAATCATCCTGCCCCTGCGCGTCCTGGGACCGGACGGCAGCGGCGATGTGCTGCATGTGGCCCAGGCCATTGACTGGGCGGTCAAGTGCAATGCCCAGATCATCAATCTCTCGCTGGGGACAGATACCCGTTCCAACGTCGTGCAGGATGCCATCAACCGCGCCACGGCGAAGGGTGTGATGGTGATTTCGGCGGCGGGGAATGACAACCGCAGTTCGCTGAACTACCCGGCCAATGATGCCATGGCAGGAGCGGCGGGCGATTACAGCCTCAGCGTGGGCAGTGTGGACGCCGGTGACCTCAAGTCCAGTTTCTCCAACTACGGCAAAGCGCTCGAAATTGTTGCTCCCGGTGAGGACGTGTACACTCCCGGCCCGGACAATCTGCTGGTGGCCTGGAGCGGCACCTCGATGGCGGCCCCGGTCGTGACGGGCAGCCTGGCCCTGGCCCTCGGTCAGAAGTGGAACATTTCGGCCAGGGACATGATCAAGGGGCTGACCGACAACGCTGCGGACATCTACCGGAACGGGATGAACAGCGCCTATAAGGACAAGCTGGGCAAGGGCCGCCTTGACCTGACGGTCTTCAGCAAAGTGCAGTGA
- a CDS encoding catalase: MSDQNKTPDQTAAGVAGTSVQGPGSTTDSRLASGEQPQTLTTRQGHPVTNNQNLRTVGSRGPATLENYHFIEKLSHFDRERIPERVVHARGAGAHGVFEAYGTVGDEPVSKYTRAKLFQEKGKQTPVFVRFSTVGHGGHSPETLRDPRGFAVKFYTEDGNWDLVGNNLKVFFIRDAVKFPDLIHSQKPDPVTNIQNQERIFDFFSGSPEAMHMITLLYSPWGIPANYRQMQGSGVNTYKWVNDRGEGVLVKYHWEPLQGIRNLTQEEAEKIQAKNFNHATQDLYEAIARGDFPQWELMVQIMEDGEHPELDFDPLDDTKIWPREQFPWLPVGRMTLNRNPENYFAEVEQAAFGTGVLVDGLDFSDDKMLQGRTFSYSDTQRYRVGPNYLQLPINAPKKHVATNQRDGQMAYRVDNAPGQNPHVNYEPSTLNGLTEAPRTAPDHTPLVEGRLVRQSIERTNNFGQAGEQYRNFEDWEREELIRNLVGSLADAAPHIQQRMVELFTQCDADYGRRVAEGLAQAAQGMEAQKEEAVQQAEEQSHEAQPY; the protein is encoded by the coding sequence ATGAGCGACCAGAACAAGACGCCCGACCAGACCGCCGCTGGCGTCGCGGGCACCTCCGTCCAGGGGCCAGGCAGCACGACCGACTCGCGGCTGGCCAGCGGTGAACAGCCCCAGACCCTGACCACCCGGCAGGGCCACCCCGTCACCAACAACCAGAACCTGCGGACGGTGGGCAGCCGGGGTCCCGCCACGCTGGAGAATTACCACTTCATCGAGAAGCTCTCGCACTTCGACCGCGAACGGATTCCCGAGCGGGTGGTCCACGCACGCGGCGCGGGGGCACACGGCGTGTTCGAGGCCTACGGCACGGTGGGGGACGAGCCGGTGAGCAAGTACACCCGCGCCAAGCTGTTCCAGGAAAAGGGCAAGCAGACCCCGGTCTTCGTGCGCTTCTCGACCGTGGGGCACGGCGGGCACTCGCCGGAGACGCTGCGCGACCCGCGCGGCTTCGCGGTGAAGTTCTACACCGAGGACGGCAACTGGGACCTGGTCGGCAACAACCTCAAGGTCTTTTTTATCCGCGACGCGGTCAAGTTCCCGGACCTGATCCACTCGCAGAAGCCGGACCCGGTCACCAACATCCAGAACCAGGAGCGCATCTTCGATTTCTTCAGCGGCTCGCCCGAGGCGATGCACATGATCACGCTGCTGTACTCGCCCTGGGGCATTCCGGCCAACTACCGCCAGATGCAGGGGTCGGGCGTGAACACCTACAAGTGGGTGAACGACCGCGGCGAGGGCGTGCTGGTCAAGTACCACTGGGAACCCCTCCAGGGCATTCGCAACCTGACGCAGGAGGAGGCCGAGAAGATCCAGGCCAAGAACTTCAATCACGCCACCCAGGACCTGTACGAGGCCATTGCCCGCGGCGACTTCCCGCAGTGGGAACTGATGGTCCAGATCATGGAAGACGGCGAGCATCCCGAACTCGACTTCGACCCACTCGACGACACCAAGATCTGGCCGCGCGAGCAGTTCCCCTGGCTGCCGGTCGGCCGGATGACCCTCAACCGCAACCCCGAGAACTACTTCGCGGAGGTGGAGCAGGCCGCCTTCGGGACCGGCGTGCTGGTGGACGGCCTGGACTTCAGCGACGACAAGATGCTGCAAGGCCGCACCTTCTCCTACTCGGATACCCAGCGCTACCGCGTCGGCCCCAACTACCTGCAACTGCCGATCAACGCGCCCAAAAAGCACGTCGCCACCAACCAGCGCGACGGTCAGATGGCCTACCGCGTGGACAACGCGCCCGGCCAGAACCCCCACGTGAATTACGAGCCGTCCACCCTGAACGGCCTCACGGAAGCCCCCCGCACGGCCCCCGACCACACACCCCTCGTGGAGGGCCGCCTCGTCCGCCAGAGCATCGAGCGCACCAACAACTTCGGGCAGGCGGGCGAGCAGTACCGCAACTTCGAGGACTGGGAACGCGAGGAGCTGATCCGGAACCTGGTGGGCAGCCTGGCCGACGCCGCGCCGCACATCCAGCAGCGCATGGTCGAGCTGTTCACGCAGTGCGACGCCGACTATGGCCGCCGCGTGGCCGAGGGACTGGCCCAGGCCGCCCAGGGCATGGAAGCCCAGAAGGAAGAAGCCGTGCAGCAGGCCGAGGAACAGAGCCACGAGGCCCAGCCCTACTGA
- a CDS encoding MarR family transcriptional regulator yields MNPSDTPAFLERIRQDWAQVRPELDPSPMLLMVTLGRLHTVLARQIERTYLPADINPASWDLLITLYRSAPPEGLTPTQLTELTAITGPSMTNRIDRLLDRGLVERQASPADRRSVRVLLTAPGRELVEGLLAPHLANGRHILSALTPHEVQELERLALKLLAHLESPLPAEVTAG; encoded by the coding sequence ATGAACCCCTCCGATACCCCGGCATTTCTTGAACGCATCCGGCAGGACTGGGCACAGGTCCGGCCCGAGCTGGACCCCAGCCCCATGCTGCTGATGGTCACGCTGGGCCGGCTGCATACCGTCCTGGCCCGGCAGATCGAGCGCACCTACCTGCCCGCCGACATCAATCCTGCGAGCTGGGACCTGCTGATCACGCTGTACCGCTCGGCCCCTCCGGAGGGCCTGACGCCCACGCAGCTCACCGAACTGACCGCCATCACCGGGCCGTCCATGACCAACCGTATCGACCGGCTGCTGGACAGGGGACTGGTCGAGCGGCAGGCCAGCCCCGCCGACCGCCGCTCGGTGCGTGTGCTCCTGACCGCGCCGGGCCGGGAACTGGTCGAGGGCCTGCTGGCTCCCCACCTCGCCAACGGGCGGCACATCCTGTCGGCCCTGACCCCCCACGAGGTGCAGGAACTCGAACGGCTGGCCCTCAAGCTGCTGGCCCATCTGGAGTCGCCCCTGCCAGCAGAAGTGACGGCAGGCTGA
- a CDS encoding endonuclease/exonuclease/phosphatase family protein → MIKFLTLNIQGYADKHGPWDERRGLIERAIADAQPDIVTLQAVGLDPERHPSDQATQLAASLDGYRAVFVAAQTHPDGRQDGLAFLSRGPLPDVRRFELSLQPGLEDTSRRVLLHGRFELEGGPLDVFNAHFSWVPAQQESNVQEALSVLEGTAGGAAVLAGDFNMQPDSPSLGGLREAEWVDAWTLLHPGEDGFTFVEDRDPSIRIDYIWTRGVRARELEVVLAQGEGTRRASDHAGLLAQLERV, encoded by the coding sequence ATGATCAAGTTCCTGACCCTCAACATCCAGGGCTACGCGGACAAGCACGGCCCCTGGGACGAGCGGCGCGGGCTGATCGAGCGCGCCATCGCGGACGCGCAGCCCGACATCGTGACCCTTCAGGCCGTCGGGCTGGACCCGGAGCGGCACCCCTCCGACCAGGCCACCCAGCTCGCGGCCAGTCTGGACGGCTACCGGGCGGTCTTCGTGGCCGCGCAGACGCACCCGGACGGCCGGCAGGATGGCCTGGCCTTCCTGAGCCGGGGGCCGCTGCCGGACGTGCGCCGCTTTGAACTGAGCCTGCAACCCGGCCTGGAGGACACCAGCCGCCGCGTGCTGCTGCATGGCCGCTTCGAACTGGAGGGCGGCCCGCTCGACGTGTTCAACGCCCACTTCTCCTGGGTCCCCGCCCAGCAGGAGAGCAACGTGCAGGAGGCGCTGTCGGTGCTGGAAGGCACGGCGGGCGGCGCGGCGGTGCTGGCCGGCGACTTCAACATGCAGCCGGACAGCCCCTCCCTCGGTGGGCTGCGCGAGGCCGAGTGGGTGGACGCCTGGACCCTGCTGCACCCCGGCGAGGACGGCTTCACCTTCGTGGAGGACCGCGACCCTAGCATCCGCATCGACTACATCTGGACGCGGGGCGTGCGGGCACGGGAGCTTGAGGTGGTGCTGGCTCAGGGCGAGGGGACGCGGCGGGCGTCCGACCACGCGGGTCTGCTGGCCCAGCTCGAAAGGGTCTGA
- a CDS encoding glycosyltransferase, translating into MPTFKQASFLPRALESLLAQTWQDWELVVVDDGSPDDTAEVLQPFLSDPRIRFTRLDRNVGLGAALNHATELARGRYLAYLPSDDVYYPEHLETLVGVLEADAGVDLAYGGLRWGYHHYGPTLRGKVAVGREAEVLALPPEGKEQPTSGNLLALVQVMHRRSPHWPRWTERAERVSDSLEADFWRSLLEAGARFAYAGDITCEWVNHPDQRSHIIAGIPGGLSRYRAHYGIGRGEYLNFQPSRGMRVNEWERYGRFAEATRPHRPDSLKILVVGSLGFNPERLLALEERGHRLYGLWSPDPETWDATAPFPYGHIEDIPLDEHWPERVRAVQPDLIYALLNLQALPLIERVLDARLGIPLVFHFKEGPFPSDGLWPSLMRVLRESDGQIFISPENREWYRLALGGQLDESRTLILDGDLPRQDWMTDAWSPKLSHADGQIHTVCAGRPLGLEPLSALAENGIHVHFYGTHFHEWFPNWTRTGLESGFLHLHPTVEPQDWVAELSRYDAAWVQQFTSHNRGDLRRAAWDDLNLPARLSTYAAAGLPWIMRDNRHSLVAMQTLAQELGFGIFYRDFAALAAQLRDRPRLEEQTANARAARHLFAFDTHVGELLTFFRRILATQPFSATAQVALPQGDD; encoded by the coding sequence ATGCCGACCTTCAAGCAGGCCAGCTTCCTGCCGCGCGCCCTGGAAAGCCTCCTCGCGCAGACCTGGCAGGACTGGGAACTGGTGGTGGTGGACGACGGCTCGCCGGATGACACCGCCGAGGTCCTCCAGCCCTTCCTCTCCGACCCCCGCATCCGGTTCACCCGCCTGGACCGCAACGTCGGCCTCGGGGCCGCCCTCAACCACGCGACCGAACTGGCGCGGGGGCGTTACCTGGCCTACCTGCCCTCCGACGACGTGTATTACCCGGAGCATCTGGAAACGCTGGTGGGTGTACTGGAGGCGGACGCGGGTGTAGACCTGGCCTATGGGGGCCTGCGCTGGGGCTACCATCACTACGGCCCCACCCTGCGCGGCAAGGTGGCGGTGGGCCGCGAGGCGGAGGTGCTGGCCCTGCCCCCGGAAGGCAAGGAGCAGCCCACCAGCGGCAACCTGCTGGCGCTGGTGCAGGTGATGCACCGACGCTCCCCGCACTGGCCCCGCTGGACCGAGCGTGCCGAACGTGTTTCCGACAGCCTGGAGGCCGACTTCTGGCGCAGTCTGCTGGAGGCAGGTGCCCGCTTCGCCTACGCCGGCGACATCACCTGCGAGTGGGTCAACCACCCCGACCAGCGCTCGCACATCATCGCGGGGATTCCGGGGGGGCTGTCGCGCTACCGGGCGCACTACGGGATTGGCCGGGGCGAGTACCTGAACTTTCAGCCCAGCCGGGGGATGCGCGTGAACGAGTGGGAGCGCTATGGCCGGTTCGCGGAGGCCACGCGCCCGCACCGTCCCGACAGCCTCAAGATTCTGGTGGTCGGCTCGCTGGGCTTCAACCCCGAGCGGCTGCTGGCGCTGGAGGAACGGGGACACCGGCTCTACGGTCTGTGGTCCCCTGATCCCGAAACCTGGGACGCCACCGCCCCCTTTCCCTACGGCCACATCGAGGACATTCCGCTGGACGAACACTGGCCGGAGCGCGTGCGAGCAGTGCAGCCCGACCTCATCTACGCGCTGCTCAACCTCCAGGCCCTGCCCCTGATCGAGCGGGTGCTGGACGCGCGACTGGGGATTCCCCTGGTCTTTCACTTCAAGGAAGGCCCCTTCCCCAGTGACGGGTTGTGGCCCAGCTTGATGCGCGTGCTGAGGGAAAGCGACGGCCAGATTTTCATCAGCCCGGAAAACCGCGAGTGGTACCGCCTGGCCCTGGGCGGCCAGCTCGACGAGTCCCGCACCCTCATTCTGGACGGGGACCTGCCCAGGCAGGACTGGATGACGGACGCCTGGTCGCCCAAGCTCTCGCACGCGGACGGCCAGATACACACCGTCTGCGCGGGGCGGCCCCTGGGCCTGGAACCCCTGTCCGCCCTGGCCGAGAACGGTATCCACGTCCACTTTTACGGCACCCACTTTCACGAGTGGTTCCCCAACTGGACCCGCACGGGCCTCGAAAGCGGCTTCCTGCACCTCCACCCGACGGTCGAACCCCAGGACTGGGTGGCCGAACTCTCGCGCTACGACGCCGCCTGGGTGCAGCAGTTCACCAGCCACAACCGGGGCGACCTGCGCCGCGCCGCCTGGGACGACCTGAATCTGCCCGCCCGCCTGAGCACCTACGCGGCCGCGGGCCTCCCCTGGATCATGCGCGACAACCGGCATTCCCTTGTCGCCATGCAGACGCTCGCGCAGGAGCTGGGTTTCGGCATCTTCTACCGCGACTTTGCCGCTCTCGCCGCCCAGCTCCGCGACCGCCCCCGTCTGGAGGAACAGACGGCGAACGCCCGCGCGGCCCGCCACCTCTTTGCCTTCGATACCCACGTGGGCGAGCTGCTGACCTTTTTCCGCCGGATACTTGCCACCCAGCCTTTTTCCGCCACCGCGCAGGTGGCCCTGCCCCAGGGCGACGACTAA